From a single Methylosinus sp. H3A genomic region:
- a CDS encoding efflux RND transporter permease subunit codes for MNISAPFIQRPIGTSLLAIALFLVGAVAYFFLPVASLPAIDFPAIGVVAARPGAAPATMAASVAAPLERRLSGISGVTELTSVSSLGQTQIIAQFDINRNIDSAARDVQAAINAAATDLPSDLPILPTFRKASQATVPSIVLALTSETLPTSAIFDAADTVIAQRISQVPGVAEVRIAGAEQPAIRVQVDPARLAVMGVGVDTVANAIASANVLSPLGALNGEQLGRTLGASDQLSTPREFRDIVVAAANGAVVKLGDIATVERGVRNRLAAGWFNGKPAVLIIVTRQPNANVIAMVDQVKALLPELQKWIPSGVDISILSDRTQTIRASVSEIQNTMFVSICLVMAVVFVFLRRATPVFAAAVTVPLSLVGSCAAMWVAGYSIDNLSLMALTIAVGFVIDDAIVMIENIETNVERGMGRMEAALAGAQQIGFTVVSISLSLIAVFIPLLLMDGVFGRLLREFAFTLTFAIVISTIVSLTVTPMICAHLPSPKRETPSRFDRLVEGALARLIGLYARSLRPVVDHPWVTLVVIVLTVASTVYLYSTIAKGNLPQDDIGLLNGTTEASADISFTDMVALQKKAAAIAAADPDVVNVGSFVGATNLTMSGNQGRLFLALKPANERKSSSFEVLARLRQEFGKIAGLGVYMAPSQDLRSGGRQSKAQYQYTVTASSVDELEEWTPKLLARLKRLPELADVTTDRQQGALKADVVIDRTAASRMGVPIQAIDAALNSSFGQRQDSIIYTQRNQYRVVVEAPLSRQRDPRDLSGLYVSASDGTQVPLTAVAHIERGTMPLVVNHQGVLPAATITFNIAPGQTLDAAAKAVLAATDEMQLPNGVQADFAGDAKDFRKLSSGMAWLILAALLAVYIILGVLYESFAHPVTIISTLPSAGLGALLALEAFGTEFTLIAFIGILLLIGIVKKNGIMLVDFALHAEREKGFSVRDAAMEAAVERFRPILMTTLAAMLGALPLAFASGIGAEMRRPLGVTIVGGLLLSQLLTLYTTPVIYLLMSKLESRRPRPAPEAPSIQPPGMEPRTAQG; via the coding sequence GTGAACATCTCCGCGCCCTTCATCCAGAGGCCGATCGGCACGAGCCTGCTCGCGATCGCGCTGTTTCTGGTGGGGGCCGTCGCTTATTTCTTCCTGCCTGTCGCGAGCCTGCCGGCCATCGATTTTCCGGCGATCGGCGTCGTGGCGGCGCGGCCCGGCGCCGCTCCCGCCACAATGGCCGCCTCGGTCGCCGCGCCGCTGGAGCGCCGTCTTTCCGGAATCTCGGGCGTCACCGAGCTCACCTCGGTAAGCTCGCTCGGCCAGACGCAGATCATCGCGCAATTCGACATCAATCGAAACATCGATTCCGCCGCGCGCGACGTGCAGGCGGCGATCAACGCCGCGGCGACCGACCTGCCCTCCGACCTGCCGATCCTGCCGACATTCCGCAAGGCGAGCCAGGCGACGGTGCCGTCCATCGTTCTCGCGCTGACCTCGGAGACGCTGCCGACGAGCGCCATATTCGACGCCGCCGATACGGTCATCGCCCAGCGCATCTCGCAAGTGCCCGGCGTCGCCGAAGTGCGGATCGCCGGCGCCGAGCAGCCGGCCATCCGCGTGCAGGTCGATCCGGCGCGCCTCGCCGTCATGGGCGTCGGCGTCGACACTGTGGCGAATGCGATCGCCTCCGCCAATGTTCTCTCCCCGCTCGGCGCGCTGAATGGCGAGCAGCTCGGCCGGACGCTCGGAGCCAGCGATCAGCTGTCGACCCCGCGCGAATTTCGCGACATCGTCGTCGCGGCGGCCAATGGCGCCGTGGTCAAGCTCGGCGACATCGCCACTGTGGAGCGCGGCGTGCGCAATCGGCTGGCGGCCGGCTGGTTCAACGGCAAGCCGGCGGTCCTCATCATCGTGACGCGGCAGCCCAACGCCAATGTGATCGCCATGGTCGATCAGGTGAAGGCGCTGCTGCCCGAGCTGCAGAAATGGATTCCGAGCGGCGTCGATATTTCGATCCTCTCCGACCGGACGCAGACGATCCGCGCCAGCGTCTCCGAGATTCAGAACACGATGTTCGTCTCGATCTGTCTGGTGATGGCGGTCGTGTTCGTTTTCCTGCGCCGCGCGACGCCCGTCTTCGCCGCGGCGGTGACCGTGCCTCTGTCGCTGGTCGGCTCCTGCGCCGCCATGTGGGTCGCGGGATATTCGATCGACAATCTGTCGCTGATGGCGCTCACCATCGCCGTCGGCTTCGTCATCGACGACGCCATCGTCATGATCGAGAACATCGAGACCAATGTCGAGCGCGGCATGGGGCGCATGGAGGCGGCCCTCGCCGGCGCGCAGCAGATCGGCTTCACCGTGGTGTCGATCAGCCTGTCGCTGATCGCCGTGTTCATTCCGCTGCTGCTGATGGACGGCGTCTTCGGACGGCTGCTGCGCGAATTCGCCTTCACCCTCACCTTCGCCATCGTCATCTCGACGATCGTCTCGCTGACGGTGACGCCGATGATCTGCGCGCATCTGCCCTCGCCGAAGCGCGAGACGCCGTCGCGTTTCGACCGTCTGGTCGAGGGCGCGCTAGCGCGGCTCATCGGACTCTATGCGCGCAGCCTGCGCCCCGTCGTCGACCATCCCTGGGTGACGCTCGTCGTCATCGTGCTGACGGTCGCTTCGACCGTCTACCTCTACAGCACGATCGCGAAAGGCAATCTGCCGCAGGACGACATCGGCCTGCTCAATGGCACGACGGAAGCCTCGGCGGATATCTCCTTCACCGACATGGTCGCGTTGCAGAAGAAGGCCGCGGCCATCGCCGCCGCCGATCCGGACGTCGTCAATGTCGGCTCCTTCGTCGGCGCGACCAATCTGACGATGTCGGGCAATCAGGGGCGGCTGTTCCTGGCGCTGAAGCCGGCCAATGAGCGCAAGTCCTCGAGCTTCGAGGTGCTCGCGCGGTTGCGTCAGGAGTTCGGCAAGATCGCCGGCCTCGGCGTTTATATGGCGCCGTCGCAGGATCTGCGGTCGGGCGGACGCCAGAGCAAGGCGCAATATCAATATACCGTCACAGCCTCCTCGGTCGACGAGCTAGAGGAATGGACGCCCAAGCTACTCGCCCGCCTCAAGCGCCTGCCGGAGCTCGCCGACGTCACCACCGATCGGCAACAGGGCGCGCTGAAAGCCGATGTCGTCATCGACCGCACCGCGGCCTCCCGCATGGGCGTGCCGATTCAGGCGATCGACGCGGCGCTCAACAGCTCCTTCGGCCAGCGCCAGGACTCGATCATCTACACCCAGCGCAACCAATATCGCGTCGTCGTCGAGGCGCCGCTGTCGCGCCAGCGCGATCCGCGCGACCTCTCCGGCCTCTATGTCTCGGCCAGCGACGGAACCCAGGTTCCGCTCACCGCCGTCGCCCACATAGAGCGCGGAACCATGCCGCTGGTCGTCAATCATCAGGGCGTGCTGCCGGCGGCGACGATCACCTTCAACATCGCGCCCGGCCAAACGCTGGACGCCGCCGCCAAGGCCGTTCTCGCGGCGACCGACGAAATGCAGCTCCCCAATGGCGTGCAGGCGGATTTCGCCGGCGACGCCAAGGATTTCCGCAAGCTCTCCTCGGGCATGGCCTGGCTGATACTGGCGGCGCTGCTCGCGGTCTACATCATCCTCGGCGTGCTCTACGAGAGCTTCGCCCATCCGGTGACGATCATCTCCACCCTGCCCTCGGCCGGCCTCGGCGCGCTGCTGGCGCTGGAGGCCTTCGGCACGGAATTCACGCTGATCGCCTTCATCGGCATTCTGCTTCTCATCGGCATCGTCAAGAAGAACGGCATCATGCTCGTCGACTTCGCCTTGCACGCCGAGCGCGAAAAGGGCTTTTCGGTGCGGGACGCGGCGATGGAAGCGGCGGTGGAGCGCTTCCGGCCGATCCTGATGACGACGCTCGCCGCCATGCTGGGCGCTCTGCCGCTCGCCTTCGCGAGTGGGATCGGCGCGGAAATGCGGCGTCCGCTCGGCGTCACCATCGTCGGCGGGCTGCTGCTCAGCCAGCTGCTGACGCTCTATACGACGCCGGTCATCTATTTGCTGATGAGCAAGCTGGAGAGCCGCCGCCCACGGCCCGCGCCGGAAGCGCCAAGCATCCAGCCGCCCGGCATGGAGCCACGGACAGCGCAAGGGTAA
- the bluB gene encoding 5,6-dimethylbenzimidazole synthase — translation MAFQPANDHPEAALVSNEPFSEDERAAVYRAIHTRRDVRDEFLPDELSEAAVMRLLDAAHHAPSVGFMQPWNFLLIRDTALRGAVHAAFERAAAAEEALLPPERRAQYRSLKLQGILKAPLNVCITCDRARQGPTGLGRTQQPEADLLSTACAVQNFWLAARAEGIGVGWVSILREQDLRDILGIPPEIAIVAYLCVGRVAQAYARPELEVRQWAKRLPLEELIFSDQWGKRVKNSMV, via the coding sequence ATGGCCTTCCAGCCGGCGAATGATCATCCCGAGGCGGCGCTCGTCAGCAACGAGCCCTTCTCCGAAGACGAACGCGCCGCGGTCTATCGCGCCATTCACACGCGACGCGACGTGCGCGACGAATTCCTGCCCGACGAATTGTCGGAGGCGGCGGTGATGCGTCTGCTCGACGCGGCGCATCACGCCCCTTCGGTGGGCTTCATGCAGCCGTGGAACTTCCTCCTCATACGCGACACTGCGCTGCGTGGGGCGGTCCACGCCGCTTTCGAGCGCGCCGCCGCGGCCGAGGAGGCGCTGCTGCCGCCGGAGCGGCGCGCGCAATATCGAAGTCTGAAACTACAGGGAATTCTGAAGGCGCCGCTGAATGTCTGCATCACCTGCGACCGCGCGCGGCAGGGACCGACCGGGCTCGGCCGCACTCAGCAGCCGGAGGCCGACCTCTTGTCCACGGCCTGCGCGGTGCAGAATTTCTGGCTGGCGGCGCGGGCCGAGGGGATCGGCGTCGGCTGGGTCAGCATTTTGCGCGAGCAGGATCTGCGCGATATCCTCGGCATACCGCCGGAGATCGCCATTGTCGCCTATCTCTGCGTCGGCCGCGTCGCCCAGGCCTATGCGCGGCCGGAGCTCGAGGTCCGGCAATGGGCGAAGCGGCTGCCGCTCGAGGAATTGATCTTCTCCGATCAGTGGGGAAAACGCGTAAAGAATTCCATGGTTTGA
- a CDS encoding efflux RND transporter permease subunit yields MSVSTPFIERPVATSLLSFAVLLFGILGYARLSVSPLPQVDFPTIQVTTQLPGANPDTMAALVTASLERQFGQIPSLQTMSSQSAFGLSQITLQFELDRDIDAAAQDVQSAINAAASTLPRTLPYPPVYSKVNPADTPVVTLTLRSKTATMRQLSDVADTLIAPRLSEVPGVGHVAVEGGVRPAVRIQADLARLAANRMSMEDLRGAIAAANVAGAKGSLDGLHQSYTLDANDQLKAARQFETVVVAYRNGAPIMLRDVATVLDGLENARVGGWYRGEPAIILDVQRQPGANIISTVDQLHKELPNIKRGLPKGMSLDVVNDRTQTIRASIEDVEFTLVLATALVILVVLVFLRSWRATVIAGVSLPLSIIATFAIMSLAGFSLDNLSLMALTIGAGFVVDDAIVMIENIVRNIELGKTPHRAALDGAREIAFTVISLTVSLVAVFIPLLFMTGLVGRMFREFALTLTAQVVVSAIISLTLTPMLCAKLLKPGAGHGAHEPAAGGFSAWLDEFYAKTLAMALGRQKLMLALTFGTLALTIALYALIPKGFLPRQDTSLLNVVLEGSPDASFETMTKLQAEVSKIFEAEPEATGTVSVLGVGPLNATTNVGHMSVTLRGRDVRSVGADEIAERLKKAAERIPGASVFIEPVQDIQITTRASRSQYQYTLTAPDAAELQLWSQKLIDEIRRDGVFRNVAAETQNGGLRTFLRIDRERMGRLGITAQNVDDTLNDAFGQRQISTIYAQSNQYRVILEAAPQYQRDPTALDKLYVAPAGGGAQTPISTFVSVEQTTAPLAVAHQEQFPAATISFDLAPSAALGDAVEAITRAEREIGLPSSIIGLFSADAAEFRKSLASEPWLILAAAIAIYVVLGVLYESYAHPFTVLTTLPSAGVGALLALMATGLDMSLVALIGVVLLMGIVKKNAIMMIDFALEAEKNDGLAPLDSIVRACRLRFRPIMMTTLAALLGALPLALASGPGSELRIPLGVSIIGGLVLSQLLTLYTTPVIYLAVDRLRTRLRELLHGSSTQQPRPAAPAAPPSERKEAAE; encoded by the coding sequence ATGAGCGTGTCGACGCCCTTCATCGAACGGCCGGTGGCGACCTCGCTGCTGAGCTTCGCCGTGCTTTTGTTCGGCATATTGGGCTATGCCCGTCTGTCGGTCTCGCCGCTGCCGCAGGTCGATTTCCCAACCATCCAGGTCACGACGCAATTGCCGGGCGCCAATCCCGACACGATGGCGGCGCTGGTGACGGCCTCGCTCGAACGCCAATTCGGACAGATCCCGTCGCTGCAGACGATGTCGTCGCAGAGCGCCTTCGGCCTGTCGCAGATCACTCTGCAATTCGAGCTCGACCGTGACATAGACGCCGCCGCGCAGGACGTGCAGTCGGCGATCAACGCCGCCGCATCGACGCTGCCGCGCACCCTGCCCTATCCGCCCGTCTATTCGAAGGTCAATCCGGCCGACACGCCCGTCGTCACGCTGACCCTGCGCTCCAAGACCGCCACCATGCGGCAATTGAGCGACGTCGCCGACACGCTGATCGCGCCGCGCCTCTCGGAAGTCCCGGGCGTCGGCCATGTGGCGGTGGAGGGCGGCGTGCGCCCGGCGGTGCGCATACAGGCCGATCTCGCCCGGCTCGCCGCCAATCGCATGAGCATGGAGGATTTGCGCGGCGCCATCGCCGCCGCCAATGTCGCCGGCGCCAAGGGCTCGCTCGACGGCCTCCACCAATCCTACACGCTCGACGCCAATGACCAGCTGAAGGCGGCGCGGCAGTTCGAGACGGTCGTCGTCGCCTATCGCAATGGCGCGCCGATCATGCTGCGCGATGTGGCCACAGTCCTCGACGGGCTGGAGAATGCGCGGGTCGGCGGCTGGTATCGCGGCGAGCCGGCGATCATCCTCGACGTGCAGCGCCAGCCCGGCGCCAATATCATCAGCACGGTGGATCAGCTCCACAAGGAGCTGCCCAACATCAAGCGCGGTCTGCCCAAGGGCATGTCGCTCGACGTCGTCAACGACCGCACCCAGACGATCCGCGCCTCGATCGAGGATGTGGAGTTCACCCTCGTTCTGGCGACGGCGCTGGTGATTTTGGTGGTGCTCGTGTTCCTGCGCAGCTGGCGCGCGACCGTCATCGCCGGCGTCAGCCTGCCGCTGTCGATTATCGCCACTTTCGCGATCATGTCGCTCGCAGGCTTCTCGCTCGACAATCTGTCGCTGATGGCGCTGACCATCGGCGCCGGCTTCGTCGTCGACGACGCCATCGTGATGATCGAGAACATCGTCCGCAACATAGAGCTCGGCAAGACGCCGCATCGCGCCGCGCTCGACGGCGCGCGGGAGATCGCCTTCACGGTGATCTCGCTCACCGTCTCGCTCGTGGCGGTGTTCATCCCGCTTCTGTTCATGACCGGCCTCGTCGGCCGCATGTTCCGCGAATTCGCGCTGACGCTCACAGCGCAGGTCGTCGTCTCGGCGATCATCTCGCTCACTCTGACGCCGATGCTCTGCGCCAAGCTGCTGAAGCCGGGCGCGGGACACGGCGCTCACGAGCCGGCGGCCGGCGGCTTTTCCGCCTGGCTCGACGAATTCTACGCCAAGACGCTCGCCATGGCGCTCGGCCGGCAGAAGCTGATGCTGGCTTTGACCTTCGGCACTCTGGCGCTCACCATCGCGCTCTACGCGCTCATCCCCAAGGGCTTCCTGCCGCGCCAGGACACGAGCCTGCTCAATGTCGTGCTGGAGGGCTCGCCCGACGCCTCCTTCGAGACGATGACCAAGCTGCAGGCCGAGGTCTCGAAAATCTTCGAGGCCGAGCCGGAGGCGACAGGAACCGTCTCGGTGCTCGGCGTCGGCCCGCTCAACGCCACCACCAATGTCGGCCATATGTCGGTCACGCTGCGCGGGCGCGACGTGCGCAGCGTCGGCGCCGACGAGATCGCCGAGCGGCTGAAGAAGGCCGCCGAGCGCATCCCCGGCGCGTCCGTCTTTATCGAGCCCGTGCAGGACATACAGATCACGACGCGCGCCAGCCGCTCGCAATATCAATATACGCTGACGGCGCCGGACGCGGCCGAGCTGCAACTTTGGTCCCAGAAGCTCATCGACGAGATCCGCCGCGACGGCGTGTTCCGCAATGTCGCCGCCGAGACGCAGAATGGCGGGCTGCGCACCTTCCTGCGCATCGACCGCGAGCGGATGGGGCGGCTCGGCATCACCGCGCAGAATGTCGACGACACGCTGAACGACGCTTTCGGCCAGCGGCAAATCTCCACCATCTACGCCCAATCCAACCAATATCGCGTGATATTGGAGGCGGCGCCGCAATATCAGCGCGACCCCACCGCGCTCGACAAGCTCTATGTCGCGCCCGCCGGCGGCGGCGCGCAGACGCCGATCTCGACCTTTGTCTCCGTGGAGCAGACGACTGCGCCGCTCGCCGTCGCGCATCAGGAGCAATTTCCCGCGGCGACGATCAGCTTCGACCTCGCGCCCAGCGCCGCGCTCGGCGACGCCGTGGAGGCGATCACGCGCGCCGAGCGCGAGATCGGCCTGCCCTCCTCCATCATCGGCCTGTTCAGCGCCGATGCGGCGGAGTTTCGTAAATCGCTCGCCAGCGAGCCCTGGCTCATCCTCGCCGCCGCCATCGCCATCTATGTGGTGCTGGGCGTGCTCTATGAGAGCTACGCCCACCCCTTCACCGTGCTGACGACGCTGCCCTCGGCCGGCGTCGGCGCGCTGCTCGCTCTGATGGCGACCGGGCTCGACATGTCGCTGGTGGCGCTGATCGGCGTCGTGCTGCTGATGGGCATCGTCAAGAAGAACGCCATCATGATGATCGACTTCGCGCTGGAGGCGGAGAAGAACGACGGGCTCGCGCCTCTCGATTCGATCGTGCGCGCCTGCCGGCTGCGCTTCCGGCCGATCATGATGACGACGCTCGCGGCGCTGCTCGGCGCGCTGCCGCTGGCGCTGGCGAGCGGCCCCGGCAGCGAGCTGCGCATTCCGCTCGGCGTGTCGATCATCGGCGGCCTCGTTCTGTCGCAGCTGCTGACGCTCTATACGACGCCGGTCATCTATCTCGCCGTCGACCGGCTGCGCACGCGCCTGCGCGAATTGCTGCACGGGTCGTCGACGCAGCAGCCGCGGCCCGCTGCGCCCGCCGCGCCGCCCTCCGAGCGCAAGGAGGCGGCGGAGTGA
- a CDS encoding cobalt-precorrin-6A reductase — translation MPQTKTPAAGPLAAPRQKADPIRALILGGTSEARALAARVAGDARLYAVVSLAGRTSAPLASPLPTRIGGFGGVEGLKRYLTEERVDRVIDATHPFAARMSANARAACAALGLPLLVYTRAPWSPVEGDRWIEVEDNAGAVAALGEAPRRVFLTIGRLGLADFLCAPQHYYLIRTIDQPPENDLPPRYDLILERGPFAVESELSLMRETKIDRVVSKNSGGRETYAKIEAARALGLDVVMVTPPRGGDARVVHDVEAAVAFLFGEGR, via the coding sequence ATGCCTCAGACCAAGACGCCGGCCGCGGGGCCTCTCGCTGCGCCGCGGCAAAAGGCCGATCCGATCCGGGCGCTCATATTGGGGGGAACGAGCGAGGCGCGTGCGCTCGCCGCCCGTGTCGCCGGCGACGCGCGCCTTTATGCGGTGGTCTCGCTCGCCGGCCGCACCAGTGCGCCGCTCGCTTCTCCCTTGCCGACGCGCATCGGCGGCTTCGGCGGCGTCGAGGGGTTGAAGCGCTATCTCACGGAGGAGCGTGTCGACCGCGTGATCGACGCCACCCATCCTTTCGCCGCGCGAATGTCGGCCAATGCGCGAGCGGCCTGCGCCGCGCTCGGGCTGCCGCTGCTCGTCTACACGCGCGCGCCCTGGAGTCCTGTGGAGGGGGATCGCTGGATCGAGGTGGAGGATAACGCCGGAGCAGTCGCCGCGCTGGGCGAGGCGCCGCGGCGGGTGTTTCTCACCATCGGTCGCCTGGGGCTCGCGGATTTTCTTTGTGCGCCGCAGCATTATTATCTGATCCGAACGATCGATCAGCCGCCCGAAAACGATCTACCGCCACGCTACGATTTGATCCTGGAGCGTGGTCCTTTCGCTGTCGAGAGCGAATTGTCCCTGATGCGCGAGACGAAGATCGATAGGGTCGTCTCCAAGAACAGCGGCGGCCGCGAGACCTACGCCAAGATCGAAGCCGCGCGCGCGCTCGGACTGGATGTCGTGATGGTCACGCCGCCGCGCGGCGGCGATGCGCGCGTCGTGCATGACGTCGAGGCGGCCGTGGCCTTTCTCTTTGGCGAGGGGCGATAG
- the cobD gene encoding threonine-phosphate decarboxylase CobD, translating into MSGSPPIVHGGRLDLARARFPEAPEPWVDLSTGVSPYPYPFPPLAPEVFTRLPDVAALAALERIAARAYRAGPKAHLVAGAGTQAFIQWLPRIRPAARVAVLGLTYEEHAAAWRAAGASVARVTTLDDILAAEVGVVVNPNNPDGRLEPAARLAETARRMAAKGGLLIVDEAFADFLPPEASLAPLAGEPGLILLRSFGKAYGLPGVRLGFALCGAELAARLRATLGPWSVAGPALAIGAAALADPAWLAARGAELAADAARLDAHLVAAGFEIVGGVALFRLARHAAADRWFAHLARRGILTRRFGERPDWLRFGLPATPAAQERLERALESGRDGLPAGE; encoded by the coding sequence ATGAGCGGGTCGCCGCCGATCGTCCATGGCGGCCGGCTCGATCTGGCGCGGGCGCGATTTCCCGAGGCGCCCGAGCCCTGGGTCGATCTCTCGACCGGCGTCAGCCCCTATCCCTATCCTTTTCCGCCCCTGGCGCCGGAAGTCTTCACCCGCCTGCCGGATGTCGCCGCGCTCGCCGCGCTGGAGCGGATCGCCGCCCGCGCCTATCGCGCCGGGCCGAAGGCGCATCTCGTCGCGGGAGCGGGGACGCAGGCCTTCATTCAATGGCTGCCGCGCATCCGGCCGGCGGCTCGGGTCGCGGTCCTCGGCCTCACTTATGAGGAGCACGCCGCCGCCTGGCGCGCCGCCGGCGCGAGCGTCGCGCGCGTCACGACGCTCGACGACATCCTCGCCGCCGAGGTCGGCGTCGTCGTCAATCCCAATAATCCGGATGGTCGTCTCGAGCCGGCTGCGCGCCTCGCCGAGACCGCGCGGCGCATGGCGGCGAAAGGCGGCTTGCTCATCGTCGACGAGGCCTTCGCCGATTTTCTTCCCCCCGAGGCCAGCCTCGCGCCGCTCGCCGGCGAGCCGGGCCTCATTCTGTTGCGTTCCTTCGGCAAAGCCTATGGACTGCCGGGCGTGCGGCTCGGCTTCGCCCTTTGCGGCGCGGAGCTGGCGGCGCGGCTGCGGGCGACGCTCGGCCCCTGGAGCGTCGCCGGCCCGGCGCTGGCGATCGGGGCTGCGGCGCTCGCTGATCCGGCCTGGCTCGCGGCTCGCGGCGCCGAGCTCGCGGCGGACGCCGCCCGGCTCGACGCGCATCTGGTCGCGGCCGGCTTCGAAATCGTCGGCGGCGTGGCGCTTTTTCGCCTCGCGCGCCATGCGGCTGCGGATCGATGGTTTGCGCATCTCGCCCGGCGCGGCATATTGACGCGCAGGTTCGGCGAACGGCCGGATTGGCTTCGTTTCGGCCTGCCGGCGACGCCCGCCGCGCAGGAGCGGCTCGAAAGAGCATTGGAGAGCGGACGAGATGGCCTTCCAGCCGGCGAATGA
- a CDS encoding cobyric acid synthase, with product MSVTLMFQGTGSDVGKSLVVAGLARALVRRGHRVAPFKPQNMSNNAAVTADGAEIGRAQALQARAARLEPTADMNPVLLKPQGAAGAQVVVRGKIIGAARAREYQQWKAGLMSAVLESYERLRATADIVLVEGAGSAAEINLRANDIANMGFARRVDAPVVIVGDIDRGGVIAQLVGCKAVLDPDDAALVRGFIVNKFRGDPSLFDDGMRFIAERTGWRPLGLAPYFPDAARLPAEDAFGLRGGASTTGEGELTIATPLLPNIANFDDLDPLRAEPGVRLMLVRPGEPLPAEARLVILPGSKATIADLAAFRETGWHIDLAAHIRRGGRVFGICGGYQMMGWRIADPQGLEGPPGAVEGLGLLEMETVFETEKVLKQVRGATIADDIPFYGYEMHAGRTEGADCARPLLRFEDGRFDGAASADGRCAGVYVHGFFADDSLRAAFLRANGATASDLSYEQSIEATLDGLAEHFERHLDVDALLELAR from the coding sequence ATGAGCGTCACATTGATGTTCCAGGGCACGGGCTCCGACGTCGGCAAGTCGCTCGTCGTCGCCGGTCTCGCGCGCGCGCTGGTGCGGCGGGGTCATCGCGTCGCGCCCTTCAAGCCGCAGAACATGTCGAACAACGCCGCGGTGACGGCGGACGGCGCCGAGATCGGCCGCGCCCAGGCGTTGCAGGCGCGCGCCGCGCGTCTCGAGCCGACGGCCGATATGAATCCCGTGCTGCTGAAACCGCAGGGCGCGGCCGGCGCGCAGGTCGTGGTGCGCGGAAAAATCATCGGCGCCGCTCGCGCGCGCGAATATCAGCAATGGAAGGCGGGCCTCATGTCCGCCGTGCTGGAGAGCTACGAGCGGCTGCGCGCAACAGCCGATATCGTGCTCGTCGAAGGCGCGGGCAGCGCGGCGGAGATCAATCTGCGCGCCAATGACATCGCCAATATGGGCTTCGCGCGCCGCGTCGACGCGCCGGTCGTCATCGTCGGCGATATCGATCGCGGCGGCGTCATCGCCCAGCTCGTCGGCTGCAAGGCTGTGCTCGATCCGGATGACGCGGCGCTGGTCCGCGGCTTCATCGTGAATAAATTCCGCGGCGATCCCTCTCTCTTCGACGACGGGATGCGTTTCATCGCCGAGCGCACCGGCTGGCGACCGCTCGGCCTCGCGCCCTATTTTCCCGATGCGGCGCGCCTGCCCGCCGAGGACGCCTTCGGCCTGCGCGGCGGCGCCTCCACGACCGGGGAGGGCGAATTGACGATCGCGACGCCGCTGCTGCCCAATATCGCCAATTTCGACGATCTCGATCCTTTGCGCGCCGAGCCCGGCGTGCGGCTCATGCTGGTTCGGCCGGGCGAGCCGCTGCCGGCCGAGGCGCGGCTCGTCATTCTGCCGGGCTCGAAGGCGACGATCGCCGATCTCGCCGCTTTCCGCGAGACGGGCTGGCACATCGACCTCGCCGCCCATATTCGTCGCGGCGGGCGCGTCTTCGGCATATGCGGCGGCTATCAGATGATGGGCTGGCGCATCGCCGATCCGCAGGGGCTCGAGGGTCCGCCCGGCGCGGTCGAGGGGCTCGGCCTGCTCGAAATGGAAACGGTCTTCGAGACCGAGAAAGTGCTGAAGCAGGTGAGAGGCGCGACCATCGCCGACGACATACCCTTCTACGGCTATGAGATGCACGCCGGCCGCACCGAAGGGGCCGATTGCGCGCGGCCGCTGCTGCGTTTCGAGGATGGGCGTTTCGATGGCGCAGCTTCCGCGGACGGGCGTTGCGCGGGCGTCTATGTGCATGGGTTTTTCGCCGACGATTCGTTGCGCGCCGCCTTTCTGCGCGCCAATGGCGCCACCGCCTCGGACCTTTCCTATGAGCAGTCGATCGAGGCGACGCTGGACGGCCTCGCGGAACATTTCGAGCGACATTTGGACGTGGACGCGCTTTTGGAGCTGGCGCGATGA